A single window of Amphiura filiformis chromosome 17, Afil_fr2py, whole genome shotgun sequence DNA harbors:
- the LOC140137731 gene encoding uncharacterized protein, with protein MEENAVESPVMNGDNEDQTPVEEEMMTTTVLKGDAGRINMPGSDEGDSEDTPTTTDATPAPPAFNVDDLPAPADDDDDDVDPELEALANQKEESNNTLELPNVRIIVTRTHQVIALNQVHFYWQMY; from the exons ATGGAAGAGAATGCAGTAGAGAGTCCAGTGATGAATGGAGATAACGAAGATCAGACTCCGGTAGAAGAGGAGATGATGACGACGACAGTACTTAAAGGAGATGCTGGCCGTATCAATATGCCCGGCAGTGATGAGGGTGACTCAG AAGACACCCCAACCACGACAGATGCTACACCAGCACCCCCTGCATTCAATGTTGATGACCTCCCTGCTCctgcggatgatgatgatgatgatgtagacCCAGAATTAGAAGCTCTTGCCAACCAAAAGGAAGAGAGTAATAATACACTTGAACTACCAAATGTACGAATCATTGTCACACGGACACACCAGGTAATTGCTCTCAATCAAGTTCATTTTTATTGGCAGATGTATTGA